GTCACCTACACTTTTACAGTGAATACATTACAGTGTGTAATGATttcatattctctctctcttcagctaATGATGTCGTTCATGGCAGAAAGCCCCACCTCTTCCGTCCCACCGGCTCACACACCTCCATGCTGGCGCTCAGGAAGCACAGCGTCGTCCTAGAATGTCTCCCCAAAGGCCTGTAAggatctcagtgtgtgtgtgtgtgtgtgtgtgtgtgtgtgtgtgtgtgtgtgtgtgtgtgtgtgtgtgtgtgataatttCCACTATACCTCATGTCATAATTGATAACCCAAACGCATTTGCAGTTTAATGCTTTCACTACAGAACTATTACTAACTGCTACTAAATCTACTGCAAGCCCCGTCCAGCGTCTCCACATTAACAGTCTAATGTctgtagaagtgtgtgtgtgtgtgtgtgtgtgtgtgtgtgtgtgtgtgtgtgtgtgtgtgtgtgtgtgtgtgtgtgtgtgtgtgtgtgtgtgtgtgtgtgtgtgtgtgtgtatgtgtgtgtgtgtggttattttgtATCAGCCTGCCTGTCGTTCAATCAGATCAGAGGCAGATTGATCAGACGGATTTAATCATTTGATACATGATTCATACATTTGTGGACAACAGAAACTTTAAATCATATTaacttatctttattatttaagtatAGTACAGTTCAAAATAGAGAGTAGTGCATGCCACATGTGTTACTCAACAAGACGACAACTCTTAATCCACAACTCCTTTATGACACCTGCCATACTTCAacatgcacttcctgtttgtttcacAATAAGAGCCCCTACTTCCTTCAAATATGTAAACTGTTAAACAGGTAGATATATGTAGTTACAGTATGTCAATATAAGCATGTTAACACATGTGTCCATCACCTGTAATAAGTCTTTGTACGTATGTAAAGTGTTGCTATAATTTCAGAAATGTGCTCATATCTTCAGCTTGAATGttcaaaaacagacacacacacacacacacacacacacacacacacacaggtttgatACTAATCCTGTTTATTAAATCCTTTTATCTCTCCTGTGTTTCATTGCTATTTTGTGTTTGCTCTAATTACCCTCCTTCCCAATGGAGTTCCGTCTCCATAGCGATAAATGGAGGGTCATTATAATATTGCCTTAACGAGGAAATGGGATATGACATCATTAACAAGATCATCTGTGTTCATTCAACTCTAATTTCCTCTCAATCGATCCATCTCCATCCATCGCTCTTCCCTCCGTGCTCAATtctctcgtcttcctcttccctcgtgcgtccctctgtgtccctgcaGACCCACCCCGAAGGTGGAGTGGATAAAGAAGGACAGCAGGCTGGAGGACACAAGCGGCAAAGTGGATTCAGATTCACACGACCGCCGGCTTCGCTTCGACAGCCTCACCCAGAATGATGACGGGGAGTACATGTGCAGAGCCTTCAACGAGCACGGTCAAACCTCCCACTCCTTCACGCTCACTGTGGAAGGTAGGCTGCACACGCAACAGACTGCACGTGGACATGCTGCCTTGTCAAGTCCCTCCACGTTAGATTTGAGGCTGTGCTTGAGATATCTTGGCTTTGTGTCCTTAATATACGTAGGTCaaactccaaaaacactggaacctacaattcccataatgcaactcattAGCATTTGTAATTAGACGCTCCCCACCTTGTACATTTCCATATCTTTCAAACTCCATGCTCCAAGTATGGAACTTTAAAAAGCTCCCTTCAGGGCCATCACATGATGTGATATTGAGAGTGTCTTTAATGATGTGCTTTTATTCTCATTCTTTAACTacctcttttattttattctttcttcccttttctgTCTTCCATGTCAAAtatcttccttcctccttcacttcctcttttaCTTCCTCTGCGTTGCTGCTCTGCATCAGTCAAACATTGCTGACAACAGattaatgttcatgtttttctttgtgttttgtttgtagcCTCTCCCCACTGGGTGAAGGAGCCTCAGAACCTGCTGTACACTCCGGGGGAAACTGTGCGGCTGGAGTGTCAGGCTGAAGGCATCCCGACCCCGGCCATCACCTGGAGCATCAACGGTCAGCAGGTCTCAGGTGCGGCTGTTTCTCTTGTCTTCTGGTTCTTATCGGACTTTCTTTGCTGTTAAGCGTTAAGGATTAAAACTACAATTTGACCTATATCGATATCGacgttttttgttgttgttatttattcctTCTAAATATATaacctttttgaaaaataatatttgtttttgtaaaataatttaatataataaaataaaatgaaataataattatttaaaatgaaataataattatttaaaataaaataataataataataataataataataataataataacatttttgaaaattaattgaaaaaaataaaaaataataaactttttgaaaaatgataatattttatacaacTTTGAATACCTTGCTATTCTAGCTACTAAAGATATTGTGAACATCTCTGCCTTGTTGCAGCTCAGCTATTTGTCTTCTCATCCAAGATATGAGACGCAGAGCTGAACAGTGAATGGAGCACATAGTGCAGGAAAAGTGACGTGACTATTTCTCCAATAACTAAGTGCAGTCGCAGTTCAGAAACGTCTCACAGACTGCATGTCGCTGATCTTTCTCTGAGACACTGTGATGCTCCCACAGAcgacatttattttcattttcatttgtagACAAACCACTTCTGACCCTTTTGGCTCTGATAACTCATTTAGTCGACGTTTTCCATCTCAAAGTCGAATAATCAGCACTTTTTAGGTTTCTTTAGGTTCACTTAAAGTTACACTGTATGTCATTATATTACACAACGCTTGACAACCACAGATAGAGTTCAGGGAAGAGCAGCGGTCATTTCCTGGCTCCAGACAGTCCAACATATTGGTCCTTTATAACAGAGAGCCTCTTAAGGTCAGAGGAATTAAGGCAGGAAGTgtgaagatggagggagagagggggaggaaagagagacagtaaaacagaaagaatgaatgggggggagagagagagagagagagagagagagagagagagagagagagagagagagagaaaggaaaaggaagtaAGAACCAAAGGAAGGAAGGATTGATGAAAGAGaggaatttaaaagaaaagaaaggtgaagaaggagaaagaatgAAAGCAACAAATAGGTGGAGacaaagaggaaggaagggagaaaAGAATGAACAATAAGTACAAAAGGAAGGAAACATCCAAAGGAAGTGATgtagaaaggaaggaaagaaggaaagaaggaaggaaggaaggaaggaaggaaggaaggaaggaagacaaATATCCACACAagtaaagaagaaagaggaaaaaacaaaggaagtgaggtagaaaggaaggaaggaaggaaggaaggaaggaaggaaggaaggaaggaaggaaggaaagcagTCAGAACGAAAGGAAGgataagagagacagaggaaagaaTAAAGGAAATGAGGAATGTAATAAATGAACAGCACAAGCAGAAGCCCAGCTGTGACAATGAGAGCGAGGAGTTCAGGCTGTGTCGCAGCTGCTACCTCTCCTGTTGGACGGCCACTTCctgtttaaacatttctttgtgttcaGCCTGTTTCTGTTTGACAAACTCACAgtattgccccccccccccccccctcccccctcccctgtgTAGAGGTGGATGACGATCCTCGTCGGAGCGTATCAGGTGGTGTGTTGATCCTGAGGGACGTGGAGTTTGCTGACACCGCCGTGTATCAGTGCGAGGCCACGAACAAACACGGCTCCATCCTCCTCAACACCTACCTCTATGTCGTCGGTACGTTCACGCTGCCTCTTCCTCTCGTCCTGGAAACCATCTCACCTCAGAATATGTGATTGATGAGTGTTTTATGGTTGTGTGTCTCGCAGAGCTTCCTCCTCAGATCCTGTCCTCTGATGGAGTGGTGTACAGTACAACTGTGGGCACTAACATCATGATACACTGTCAATCCTTCGGCTCGCCACGACCACACATCACatggtgagacacacacacacacacacacacacacacacacacacaatattcaGACTCAAAGTTGGTGTCTGAGAGCTCCTACTCTACATCtttacttttagtacatttagctgtcgacaaacttttacttaagtaatgttttgaatgcaggacttttacagaGTGTACCTTTAGtatttttactaaagtaaagtatctgaatacttcttccattaAATAGCATCGCAAATTAGAGTCAGTGTGTTCTCTCCCCTCGCTATAGTAAACACTCTCACAGAGAAGTTTCTGTGACACAGCCACAGGTTTTACTTTCAGTGCAGCAGCGCCCTCCGGTGGCTGCAGGAACAAACACATTCTGATAAATGAGatgtttaattgtttattatgttataactCTTCATGGatttcattgtattgttttactGCTTAGTCACAAATATTTGATCAATTATGCAAcctgtgtttttatctttaaaacctttttcttaaTTATAATTAAGCTGCTTTTGGCTTCTAACCTCTGCTCAATAATAATTAGACACAATGTGCGTTATACAGCATGCAAAGATGCTTTCTCCAGATGAAAGGTTGATTTACAGAGTTaaatccctcctctctctccggcTCGTCCTTTATTGATCTTCTTCTGTCCGTCACACATTCACTGATGATCCAAGAAACACTCCCATCGATCCAGTTACTTGGATTTACTGCGGTTACTGTGGTATCCATTTCTGTGTGGAATAAAAGCCTCAGGAGGGACAGAGCTGCAGCGACACCTCTGATTTATGCACGTCAGGAtcaatatatatgtgtgtgtgtgtgtgtgtgtgtgtgtgctgtctgtagGGAGGGTGAGTACAAGCTTCCTCTGCTGTCGGACCCTCGTGTCGCTCTGATGACCAATGGGACGATCGTGCTGTCCAACGTCAGTCACGATGACAGTGGAGAGTACACCTGCTCCATCAAACACACCAACATCTCCATCACTGCTCACCTGGAAGTCTACAGTGAGTCTAATATAATATTGTGCCAATATTCAAGTTTTGAGTGTTGAGGAACAAGAGTTCTGAAACTATGCAATGCACAAAAGGATCTGAAGGAGGCTCGACTCACATGTGCAAACTTTTAATAAGCAGCAGCTGATGGTGAAGCAGCTCCTGAAAGATAGtggaaacaaatgaaataaagacattttgtttgtttgctgagTACGTTTAAACATGTCGTAAGTCGTGCTCACAGTGTTTTCTTGTTCCTGTCAGATCGGACGGAGATACTGACGAGCCCGCAGGACGAGCGTGTGCTGAGAGGAGGCAGCGCTCTGCTGGACTGTCGCTTCTACAAAGACCCTCGGCTGCATAAGTACCAGATCGTGTGGAGGAAAGGCTCGCATAAGCTGCAGGAAACGTCAGATGacaagtaaacacacactgagatgcTTCAATCAGCACATTAGTGTCATGAAGTGGATCATGTGACAATCTGAACTAAATGTCCCAAAAAATAAAGCTCAGTTTCTGGTTCGAAAAAGATTCTTTTCACATtctaacaaaatgtttttcatgttgtaaTTACGCATTTTTCTCGTTACTGCGACCAAATTAAATCAGTTTTAACAAGAGAACAACAGATTACTTCATCTTGTTGTATCACAATTATATGATTTTAGATcatatacagaaaaatataaataaatgtgtaacattCAACCAGTTACACAGAAAATGTCTGGTTATTTAATAACCTTTAAGTTTAAACTAATacatattatgatattatgTATAAATCTGTAAATGAGTTAAAACAGGCAGAAATGTCCTATAAGTGTATTtacataacgtgtgtgtgtgtgtgtgtgtgtgtgtgtgtgtgtgtgtgtgtgtgtgtgtgtgtgtgtgtgtgtgtgtgtgtgtgtgtgtaggcacaCTATCTTTGAGAATGGCACCCTGAAAGTGACAGACATCCAATCAGACGACAGCGCAAGTTACTCCTGTGAGGTCATCACTGAGCTGGACATTGTAACAGCCAGTGGCTCCATCACTGTCGTAGGTACGtccctccgtgtgtgtgtgtgcgtgtgtgtgtgtgtgtgtgtgtgtgtgtgtgtgtgtgtgtgtgtgtgtcagtttattTTAACACTAAAAGCTTTGTGTCTTCCCCTCAGCTCCGCCGGATCCTCCCAAAAATCTGTCTCTATCTAATGTTGACGACCACAGCCTCACTCTCAGCTGGATCCCAGGAAACTCACACAACAGCCCCGTCATAGGTACTGAACACACATATGTGACCACCATCTTGTTTGGGAATAAACGCCAAGACACACGTGACCTGGATCTGATATGTGCAGGCTGTTgcacaaataacaaatacacacactgggcccaggcacacacacacacacacacacacacacacacacacacacacacacacaatattgcaatattttaaatgtttgattttagtttagtttattattttgAAGTAAAGctaaagtaaattaaatgaaattgttATACAATGGATTACATTACTAATAACAAAGGTTGTCATGTTATTTGCGACAGCGTTTTAAAGTATTGAGCTGCTCCGAGTTCCTGATCCTAACGTTTCACAAGATGTAGTGTTGACTTCGTCGTGTCTGCGTCTCTCAGAGTTCATCGTGGAGGCCCAGGAGGAGCAGCACGCAGAGGAGGGGAAGCAGAGGTGGGAGGAGTGGGAGAGAGTCCCCGGGGACTTCGACCACCTGGAGCTGACCCTCCACCCCTACTGCACCTACCACTTCAGGGTCATCGCCATCAACGAGATCGACCACAGCGCCCCCAGCAAGCACTCGAGAAACCACAGCACGTCGCCGGCCAGTACGTGACACCAGACGCAGACACTGTGACGTCTGTGATGTTTGGATTAGATGTTCATTAACTCTGAGCAGTCAGAAGTTTGATTCCCACACTTATCTTGTCTCTATTAAGATAAGGAGACTGTTAAAAGagtaattaaacattttgggagatacgcttattcgctttcttgccacATGAGAAGGTGGATAACGTTCTCGTGTGTGTCAATGAAggtacagccagcagctggttagcttagcttagcgccCCGCGCAGAGATAGACccttaaaggaacacttcacccACATAATGATCCTTTGTAAATCAATTCACTTTGAACACCTCCatggtgaacgaagaatccaaaacaacaacacctcGTGCAGGATGATCCACTGCTCGTTTATTGCATGCTGACTACTTCCCAGACACTTTTATATGGATCAAACTAATGaaatataacattaatgatgagtTTACATATTGTGTTATCCAGTCCTAATGCTAAACTAAGTAATGTATGATACCTAATTCTCAGCACAAAGCAAACAAGTGTATTTGTCAAACTGTCTCTTTAAAATGGTTTGTGTTCTAGCGTTACGAAgtgtctttctccctccttctccctgcAGTTCCTGACAGTAACCCCACCGGCGTGCGCAGTGAGTCCACAGACCCGAAGACTCTGGTCATTTCATGGGATGTGAGTACTTCAATCtgcatgcatctgtgtgtgagcgtgctCTTGGTGCAGGCACGCCTCTTTAATCCAAATCCATTGTATATTCCTGTGCGTCGTCGCAGGAGATGGACAAGCGCTCGCATAACGGCCAGGGCTTCCAGTACAAGGTGTTTTGGCAAGAGTCTGGAGTGACAGATGTCCACTGGAACCACGCCTACGTGCAGTCTCCGCCGTTCTTGATAAACAACACGGGAACGTACACACCGTTCAAGATCAAAGTCCAGGCTGTCAACTCACTCGGAGAAGGACCGGCACCGGTGCCTGAGATCGGACACTCTGGAGAGGACGGTACGTAGGCGTGTACAGAAAATATCGATGCACTCGAGTGTtacaatattatgttttgtgatactgtattgatttgtttattaataGATTGAGGCAAATATTTGTGGCAGACAGCGGCTCAGATTGCACAAACACTAGTTATATAATGTtggatgttattattattagtattattattagaaatgacATAAACTGTAGTTGTTCTGGCTGGACCAGACAAGCAATGGTgcaaacatctttaaaatacCACGAAGCAATGCActctggtcattttaaaagaagaaaaagaaaatgaatgaatgacaataaatacataataataaagtcaaagaaagaaagaaaattaggaaatgaaaaagggaaaaatagaCAATCCAtagaaacaacaaaagaaatacagaaaacaacataCCAACATAGTTACAGTTTAATCTCTGCAGGTTATTTTGGTCAAggttgaaaaacaaatgagtaAAATTTGAGTACATTTCTAATTTACATCTGGACAGACTTGGGAATACTTTGACTTTACTGAGtgcaaagtcaaagtcaaagtcaagCAGAGTCTATGAAACAAATTcaattataattttattgaaTAGTAAACAAAAAGCTTTGGACTGCTGGCACATATTCTTTCCCCGCAAGTCTTCATCAAATTCAAACTCTTCTATTCTTTTATGTGAACTTTCCTGTATTAAAAGTGATGAATTACATCCTTCATAAAAGAGGTCAAAATTCCTCTTCTTACATAACGCTGGGTATTAAAAGACTGAAACCATCTCACAATAAGACGTCTTCACATCGCGGCTGCAGAAATGTCCAATGAAACGTGTCAACGTGAATGCTCTGTTTTGTTGCGATCTCGTTTATAGTTGAAACAAGCGTTCTGCTGTGCAGCTTGTTAATTGCTCTCAGTGGGAAAATGTCTTTAGGTCAAGAGTCAAGAGCCTCAATTAGTTATGGATAGGCAGCTGTTACATAACTGCAACCCAAATTCTGTTTACCATAACCAAGAGTCTTATCAGCCTCAGTCTGGGTTGACAGGCTGCAGCGTTTATCACCATTTAGCTGAAGCAGAAGTGTCTTCAGAGGAAGCTTCTGACACACGGAGGTGATGGCTGTAGactacagttataataatatgaCGAGTACTAATTAATCTGGAttactgttttgtgtttgtactgCTGCACAATATGtcgttttcctttcttttatcgtcttaaaaagaaagactgCACTATTGCACTCCTATCAGTAGAAAGCTGcgctttaaaatgtacattttgtttttttcattggtgcctgttgttttcagttcattgtcCATTTGtcaataaaagaatgttggaaatgtgtttgtattgtagAAGAAAGCAGCAGGAAGGCAGAACTGAGTGCAATTTAATAATCTGCTTTTTAAATCGTTATTGCGACAACATTGTCTGTGTTGCATGTTTTCCtgatattgtgcagccctacttGTTCTGGGATTGACTGCTGGGATCCGCCGCCATTGTCCCGCGCTCTTTACACGTGCATGCGCCCTCTGCTGGTGCCTTTTGAGTTTACATGCatttcattaattattaatgtcaTTCAAATGGGTGCCACTGTGGATTGGGTGGCACAGGTCCATGAGTCTGATTCATTCACTGACAATTTAGGATGAGTTTGTTTGGAAAGAATCCCACAGACAAGTAGCTTAGACGACAACAAATGAAACATGTTCCTTACTTTCAATgaggacatttgttttgtcgaatacttgtgtgtgtttgttcttacAGCAAGctcaccctctctccctcaccctctctccctccctctcagaGCCTGTGGAAGCTCCCACTGGAGTCACAACTACTGTGATTGACAGCACGGTCAGAGTCAAGTGGAACGAAGCCCAAAATGTCCGAGGTCTGCTGATGGGATACAAGGTACCAGTTATAACAACTTTACTCAAGGAACATCAGCTCCGCTCACTGTTGCTTATGTCAcagatacttttactttatagTGTATATAGTAtcgtatatttatttataaatcacacacgtaaaaacattaaatatgcagTACGTGTGAGGGTGTGATAGAAACCTGTAAtggcttttatatatataaaaaacaaaagacatacaaaagttaaaatataatcaaatatcaTCACTAAGGCATCCGTCATTCTTGGTTGAACTGCACGTTGATTTAACTTTTGTCTGCCTCCATGTCAGATTTACATCCGGAGGGTGGGTCCACACGACGGTCGTGTCCGGAGGTCTCTTGGAAAACTGCACCAGgccaaagagaaagagggacacTTAGAgcgaggcagggagagagacagggagagtcGGGTGGTGGTGGTCCACGGCAGGACCACCTCAGAGGAAGTGTCGAGGCTGCAGCTTTATTCTCGGTACGAGGTGTCCGTCACTGCCTTCAACAGCAAAGGGGAGGGGCCTCACTCCCCCCCGCACCACTTCAGCACCCCAGAGGGAGGTGAGTTTAAATGAGAAGCGGTGTTCACCCGGCAAGAGGTGCACTTATTAAAGATATGTATTTGCTACAAGATAtgccaacatgtgtgtgtgtgcgtgtgtgtgtgtgtgtgtgtgtgtgtgtgtgcgtgtgcgtgtgtgtgtgtgtgtgtgtagcgccTGGTCCTCCTGCATCGTTGAGGTTTGAGAGTCCTTCAGAGAAATCGCTGACCCTCTACTGGACCCCTCCAGAGGAAACCAACGGCGTGCTGGTGGGATACATGGTGCAGTATCAACAGGGTAGGTCTGCTGCTTCAGAATGGACTGAACACATTGGGGTGAAGagattatattcattattatgagaaattagatataaaagtataataagtaacttttaaaatgtctgaaaacgACAAGACCAACGTAAGTTTTTTGTATATGttctatgtattttttttacttgtatATTTACATCATCCAAaaggttcaacaacaacaacattcaaaCCAAGAGAAACTTGTAATGGTGTAAAGCAGGGGGTGTAGTGCGGgac
This window of the Cottoperca gobio chromosome 7, fCotGob3.1, whole genome shotgun sequence genome carries:
- the LOC115010538 gene encoding neural cell adhesion molecule L1.1-like isoform X4, with translation MCVSQRRWTGYRGLCCPALPLILLLPLSFLSSMPPLAQGAIVIPDDLSQPPVLTEMPQSYTAFSHEDINLPCEASGNPTPSFRWVKDGVAFGKERKNVGTLRAEDEETLDSYEGFYRCYASNTLGTAMTQSIHVIVEAQPVLLKQQKVHQQALEGESMILSCNPPESSTPPHIHWMDKKMVHIKENDRVMVGLDGNLYFANLLRSDSRNDYFCNAQYTAARTVLPNTAVTLTVLQTNDVVHGRKPHLFRPTGSHTSMLALRKHSVVLECLPKGLPTPKVEWIKKDSRLEDTSGKVDSDSHDRRLRFDSLTQNDDGEYMCRAFNEHGQTSHSFTLTVEASPHWVKEPQNLLYTPGETVRLECQAEGIPTPAITWSINGQQVSEVDDDPRRSVSGGVLILRDVEFADTAVYQCEATNKHGSILLNTYLYVVELPPQILSSDGVVYSTTVGTNIMIHCQSFGSPRPHITWEGEYKLPLLSDPRVALMTNGTIVLSNVSHDDSGEYTCSIKHTNISITAHLEVYNRTEILTSPQDERVLRGGSALLDCRFYKDPRLHKYQIVWRKGSHKLQETSDDKHTIFENGTLKVTDIQSDDSASYSCEVITELDIVTASGSITVVAPPDPPKNLSLSNVDDHSLTLSWIPGNSHNSPVIEFIVEAQEEQHAEEGKQRWEEWERVPGDFDHLELTLHPYCTYHFRVIAINEIDHSAPSKHSRNHSTSPAIPDSNPTGVRSESTDPKTLVISWDEMDKRSHNGQGFQYKVFWQESGVTDVHWNHAYVQSPPFLINNTGTYTPFKIKVQAVNSLGEGPAPVPEIGHSGEDEPVEAPTGVTTTVIDSTVRVKWNEAQNVRGLLMGYKIYIRRVGPHDGRVRRSLGKLHQAKEKEGHLERGRERDRESRVVVVHGRTTSEEVSRLQLYSRYEVSVTAFNSKGEGPHSPPHHFSTPEGAPGPPASLRFESPSEKSLTLYWTPPEETNGVLVGYMVQYQQEVETRDSPLEMQFLIDSSVTHFELESLDPSSHYIFKVIARTSTAAGPPITRRGATLLDGVPPAHISIVSSKTSLNLSWVPGERDRNHGFIIHYLRKSPGCDWSDSEVVNSTQGFYSLTGLQPGSQYQLVIKHRNETHWENVTWTMGPAPSELPSGFANQGWLIGLISAILLLVMILLILCLIKRSKGGKYAVKDKEDKEVDSEARPMKDETFGEYSDADEKRSDSQPSLCGESKLGSDDSLAEYGDSVDIQFNEDGSFIGQYSGRGPVPPGHESSGPTSPVNAVPPVPIAPSMPSTLNRPS